In Chromobacterium rhizoryzae, one genomic interval encodes:
- a CDS encoding ArnT family glycosyltransferase, with amino-acid sequence MRFSTPYAAQPADSGLPSIPVWLFLLIAVAWLLPGLVGHEPWKPDEAYTFGLIRHIAQTGDWIVPTLAGEPFMEKPPLFFISAAFTMQLFSGWLSAPDAARLAAGGWMALALAGTAVSAGALYGRRAAAWGALLLLGCLGLPMRAHQMITDTALLAGVAWGLAGLVLLRRRALLGGALLGLGGGVAFLSKGLLGPGCLGLTALLLPLHPDYRNRRYAGGLLLAALIGLPLAALWGLSLYLRDPALFQLWFKVNNFGRFDGSAHLGPKAPRLFYGRTLPWYGIPVLPLALWGLWRGRRQWTHAWPAAPALLWLVTLTVLSLAGDARELYAMPLLLPLALLAIAGLRAGESHRGWRALSGFSLFLCLALGAFVLAVAWVLSTGEPAQWSRHLLHRKFTDWHPQWHPWTWLAFGLIAGGAAWLWRRFPADTAPGFAWRWSLTIVLLWGGLATLWLPALDHGMRYRETFAPLRPVLADIGRQGECVASVGLGEPQRALLDYYADYRTLRLESTSQAKDCRWLLVQSLHDQLPAFLRGLTPMASFQRPGDPKERFRLYRLEQPLGQLLDTGK; translated from the coding sequence ATGCGTTTCTCCACTCCTTACGCCGCGCAGCCCGCAGATTCCGGCCTGCCTTCCATCCCCGTCTGGCTGTTCTTGCTCATCGCCGTTGCCTGGCTGCTGCCCGGCCTGGTGGGTCATGAGCCCTGGAAGCCGGACGAAGCCTACACCTTCGGCCTGATCCGCCATATCGCTCAGACCGGCGACTGGATCGTGCCGACGCTGGCCGGCGAGCCCTTCATGGAAAAGCCGCCGCTGTTCTTCATCAGCGCCGCCTTCACCATGCAATTGTTCAGCGGCTGGCTCAGCGCGCCGGACGCCGCGCGGCTGGCCGCCGGCGGCTGGATGGCGCTGGCCCTGGCCGGCACCGCCGTCTCTGCCGGCGCCTTGTACGGCCGCCGCGCCGCCGCCTGGGGCGCCTTGCTGCTGCTGGGCTGCCTGGGCCTGCCGATGCGCGCCCATCAAATGATCACGGACACCGCCCTGTTGGCCGGCGTGGCCTGGGGGCTGGCCGGACTGGTGCTGCTGCGCCGACGCGCCTTGCTCGGCGGCGCGCTGCTGGGCCTGGGCGGCGGCGTCGCCTTCTTGAGCAAGGGCCTGCTCGGCCCCGGCTGCCTGGGCCTGACCGCCTTGTTGCTGCCGCTGCACCCGGATTACCGCAACCGCCGTTACGCCGGCGGCCTGCTGCTGGCCGCGTTGATCGGCCTGCCGCTGGCCGCGCTGTGGGGCTTGAGCCTGTACTTGCGCGACCCGGCCTTGTTCCAGCTGTGGTTCAAAGTGAACAACTTCGGCCGCTTCGACGGCAGCGCCCATCTGGGCCCCAAGGCGCCGCGCCTGTTCTACGGCCGCACCCTGCCCTGGTACGGCATCCCGGTCTTGCCGCTGGCCTTGTGGGGGCTGTGGCGCGGCCGCCGACAATGGACCCACGCCTGGCCGGCGGCGCCGGCGCTGCTCTGGCTGGTGACGCTGACCGTCTTGTCGCTGGCGGGCGACGCCCGCGAACTCTATGCGATGCCCTTGCTGCTGCCGCTGGCGCTGCTGGCCATCGCCGGTTTGCGCGCCGGCGAATCCCATCGCGGCTGGCGCGCGCTGTCCGGCTTCAGCCTATTTCTCTGCCTGGCGCTTGGAGCCTTCGTGCTCGCCGTCGCCTGGGTACTTTCCACCGGCGAACCGGCACAATGGTCCCGTCACCTGCTGCACCGCAAGTTCACCGATTGGCACCCGCAGTGGCATCCATGGACCTGGCTGGCCTTCGGCCTGATCGCCGGCGGCGCGGCCTGGCTATGGCGACGCTTTCCGGCCGATACCGCACCCGGCTTCGCCTGGCGCTGGAGCCTGACCATCGTACTGTTGTGGGGCGGCCTGGCCACGCTGTGGCTGCCGGCGCTGGATCACGGCATGCGCTACCGCGAAACCTTCGCCCCGCTGCGCCCTGTCCTGGCCGACATCGGCCGGCAAGGCGAATGCGTCGCCAGCGTCGGCCTGGGCGAACCCCAACGCGCGCTGCTGGACTACTACGCCGATTACCGCACGCTGCGGCTGGAAAGCACGTCGCAAGCCAAAGACTGCCGCTGGTTGCTGGTCCAGTCTCTTCACGACCAGCTGCCGGCCTTTCTCCGCGGTCTGACGCCGATGGCGAGCTTCCAGCGTCCGGGCGACCCGAAGGAACGCTTCCGCCTGTATCGGCTGGAACAACCTCTGGGCCAGCTGTTGGATACGGGAAAATAA
- a CDS encoding flavin reductase family protein, translating to MDCDIKSLPPEAVYPLLVGSVQPRPIAWVSTQDLRGVANLAPFSFFTVASVKPPVLALSILTPASGGEKDTLANIRATGEFVVNVVPERLAEAMNLSCGPYAPEVDEFDLAGVSKARSRQVRAPGVEQAPLRFECVLSQCLALGEGAGAGNLVLGEVRHVHVADEAWRDGRVASKALDLVGKLGGDEFSRAKTAFSLRRPGA from the coding sequence ATGGACTGCGACATCAAGAGCTTGCCGCCGGAGGCGGTCTACCCTTTGCTGGTGGGCAGCGTGCAGCCCCGGCCCATCGCCTGGGTCAGCACTCAGGACTTGCGGGGCGTGGCCAATCTGGCGCCGTTTTCCTTCTTCACCGTGGCCAGCGTGAAGCCGCCGGTGCTGGCGCTGAGCATTCTGACGCCGGCCAGCGGCGGCGAGAAGGATACCCTGGCCAATATCCGCGCCACCGGCGAGTTCGTCGTTAATGTGGTGCCGGAGCGCTTGGCGGAGGCGATGAACCTCAGCTGCGGCCCTTATGCACCGGAGGTGGACGAGTTCGATCTGGCCGGCGTGAGCAAGGCGCGCAGCCGGCAGGTAAGGGCGCCGGGCGTGGAACAGGCGCCGCTGCGTTTCGAATGTGTGCTGAGCCAGTGCCTGGCGCTGGGCGAAGGCGCGGGCGCCGGCAATCTGGTGTTGGGCGAGGTGCGCCACGTGCATGTGGCGGACGAGGCGTGGCGGGACGGCCGCGTGGCGAGCAAGGCCCTGGACTTGGTGGGCAAGCTGGGCGGCGACGAGTTCAGCCGCGCTAAGACGGCTTTCAGTTTGCGGCGGCCCGGCGCGTGA
- a CDS encoding TRAP transporter small permease, giving the protein MLKFLDHLEEWMIACLMGAATLITFTAVLHRYGSGIATLQPLLAHINMSWAQELTIYLFVWMAKFGAAYGVRTGIHVGVDVLINRLSDKRRGRFIVFGLLAGALFTGTVAVMGADFVWDIAHTDQTSPDLEAPMWLVYLAIPCGSSLMCFRFLQVAWNFLRTGSLPKHDHGHVDGLDGDEQLDNMHPHDMHHGGRP; this is encoded by the coding sequence ATGTTGAAATTCCTCGATCACCTTGAGGAGTGGATGATCGCCTGCCTGATGGGGGCGGCCACCCTCATCACCTTTACCGCGGTGCTGCACCGCTACGGTTCGGGCATCGCCACTCTGCAACCGCTGCTCGCCCACATCAATATGTCCTGGGCGCAGGAGCTGACCATTTACCTCTTCGTCTGGATGGCCAAGTTCGGCGCCGCTTACGGCGTGCGCACCGGCATCCATGTTGGCGTGGATGTGCTGATCAACCGGCTCAGCGACAAACGACGCGGACGTTTCATCGTCTTCGGCCTGCTGGCCGGCGCGCTGTTCACCGGCACCGTCGCCGTCATGGGCGCGGATTTCGTCTGGGACATCGCCCACACCGATCAAACCTCGCCGGATCTGGAGGCGCCGATGTGGCTGGTCTACCTGGCCATTCCCTGTGGTTCTTCGCTGATGTGCTTCCGCTTCCTGCAAGTGGCCTGGAATTTCCTCAGGACCGGCTCGCTGCCCAAGCATGACCACGGCCATGTGGACGGCCTGGACGGCGACGAGCAGCTGGACAATATGCACCCCCACGATATGCATCACGGAGGCCGCCCATGA
- a CDS encoding NADP-dependent malic enzyme has protein sequence MDEQLRQSALEYHQYPNPGKIQVAPTKPLTTQRDLALAYSPGVAAACDAIVEDPLNAYKYTARGNLVAVISNGTAVLGLGNIGALAGKPVMEGKGVLFKKFAGIDVFDIEVNELDPDKLVDIICSLEPTFGGINLEDIKAPECFYIEKKCRERMNIPVFHDDQHGTAIVAAAAVLNGLRLVEKDIAQVRVVASGAGAAAIACLDLLVALGVNRDNITVCDSKGVIYEGRDEKLDDSKKRYAIKDNGQRKLADAMAGADIFMGLSGPKLVSQDMVKSMARSPLILAMANPEPEILPPLVKEVRPDAIIGTGRSDYPNQVNNVLCFPFIFRGALDVGATTINEEMKLATVRAIADLALAEQNDVVATAYGDQELSFGPEYVIPKPFDPRLIVKIAPAVAKAAMDSGVATRPIQDFDAYADQLAQFVYKTNLFMKPVFAQAKKDQKRVVLTEGEDERVLHATQEIVTQGLAKPILIGRPSVIDMRIQKLGLKLVAGKDFEIVNNESDPRFAEYWKEYYQLTKRKGVSQEQARRRVIGNTTLIGAMMVRRGDADAMICGTYGPYRQHFDIVETVLGYNNPEQVAGAMNALILPTGNIFIADTYVNADPSAEQLASITRMASESIKRFGIAPKAALLSNSSFGTLNSASAQKMRAAFDQIRSAQPDLEIDGEMQGDAALVESIRNQAMPDSTLKGSANLLIMPNVEAANISYNLLRVSASDGVTIGPILMGMSKPAHILTPIASVRRIVNMVALAAVDAQNSK, from the coding sequence ATGGACGAGCAATTGCGCCAGAGCGCACTGGAATACCACCAGTACCCCAACCCGGGCAAAATCCAGGTTGCCCCGACCAAGCCTCTCACCACCCAACGCGATCTCGCCCTGGCCTACTCCCCCGGAGTGGCGGCCGCCTGCGACGCCATCGTGGAAGATCCGCTGAACGCCTACAAATACACCGCGCGCGGCAATCTGGTGGCGGTGATCTCCAACGGCACCGCGGTGCTGGGCCTGGGCAATATCGGCGCGCTGGCCGGCAAGCCGGTGATGGAAGGCAAGGGCGTGCTGTTCAAGAAGTTCGCCGGCATCGATGTGTTCGACATCGAGGTCAACGAGCTGGATCCGGACAAGCTGGTGGACATCATCTGTTCGCTGGAACCCACTTTCGGCGGCATCAACCTGGAAGACATCAAGGCGCCCGAGTGCTTCTACATCGAGAAGAAGTGCCGCGAACGCATGAACATTCCGGTGTTCCATGACGACCAGCACGGCACCGCCATCGTGGCCGCCGCCGCGGTGCTCAACGGCCTGCGCCTGGTGGAGAAGGACATCGCGCAAGTGCGCGTGGTAGCCTCCGGCGCCGGCGCCGCCGCCATCGCCTGCCTGGACCTGCTGGTGGCGCTGGGCGTGAACCGCGACAACATCACCGTCTGCGACTCCAAGGGCGTGATCTACGAAGGCCGCGACGAGAAACTGGACGACTCCAAGAAACGCTACGCGATCAAGGACAACGGCCAACGCAAGCTGGCCGACGCCATGGCCGGCGCCGACATCTTCATGGGCCTGTCCGGTCCCAAGCTGGTGTCCCAGGACATGGTCAAATCCATGGCCCGCTCGCCGCTGATCCTGGCCATGGCCAACCCGGAACCGGAAATCCTGCCGCCGCTGGTGAAGGAAGTGCGCCCGGACGCCATCATCGGCACCGGCCGTTCGGACTATCCGAACCAGGTCAACAACGTGCTGTGCTTCCCCTTCATCTTCCGCGGCGCGCTGGACGTGGGCGCCACCACCATCAATGAAGAGATGAAGCTGGCCACGGTGCGCGCCATCGCCGACCTGGCGCTGGCCGAGCAAAACGACGTGGTGGCCACCGCCTACGGCGACCAGGAACTGTCCTTCGGCCCGGAATACGTGATTCCGAAACCGTTCGACCCGCGTCTGATCGTCAAGATCGCCCCCGCCGTGGCCAAGGCCGCGATGGATTCCGGCGTGGCCACTCGCCCGATCCAGGACTTCGACGCCTACGCCGATCAACTGGCCCAGTTCGTGTACAAGACCAATCTGTTCATGAAGCCGGTGTTCGCCCAGGCCAAGAAAGACCAGAAGCGCGTGGTGCTGACCGAGGGCGAAGACGAGCGCGTGCTGCACGCCACTCAGGAAATCGTCACCCAAGGCCTGGCCAAGCCCATCCTGATCGGCCGCCCCAGCGTCATCGACATGCGCATCCAGAAGCTGGGCCTGAAACTGGTGGCCGGCAAGGACTTCGAGATCGTCAACAACGAATCCGATCCGCGCTTCGCCGAGTACTGGAAAGAGTACTACCAGCTGACCAAGCGCAAGGGCGTGTCCCAGGAGCAGGCTCGCCGTCGCGTGATCGGCAACACCACGCTGATCGGCGCAATGATGGTGCGCCGCGGCGACGCCGACGCGATGATCTGCGGCACCTACGGGCCGTACCGCCAGCACTTCGACATCGTTGAAACCGTGCTCGGCTACAACAACCCGGAGCAAGTGGCCGGCGCGATGAACGCGTTGATCCTGCCCACCGGCAACATCTTCATCGCCGACACCTACGTCAACGCCGACCCGAGCGCCGAGCAACTGGCCAGCATCACCCGCATGGCCAGCGAATCGATCAAGCGCTTCGGCATTGCGCCCAAGGCCGCGCTGCTGTCCAACTCCAGCTTCGGCACGCTGAACAGCGCCTCGGCGCAGAAGATGCGCGCCGCCTTCGACCAGATCCGCTCGGCGCAGCCGGATCTGGAAATCGACGGCGAAATGCAGGGCGACGCCGCGTTGGTGGAAAGCATCCGCAACCAGGCCATGCCGGACAGCACGCTGAAAGGCTCGGCCAATCTGTTGATCATGCCGAATGTGGAAGCCGCCAACATCAGCTACAACCTGTTGCGCGTTTCCGCCTCCGACGGCGTGACCATCGGCCCCATCCTGATGGGCATGAGCAAGCCGGCTCACATCCTGACCCCGATCGCTTCGGTGCGCCGCATCGTCAATATGGTGGCCCTGGCCGCCGTGGACGCGCAGAACAGCAAGTAA
- a CDS encoding VirK/YbjX family protein, protein MSALNAVDLFWSLASGRFSRKDGFDEGKNRCKFALRGLLTLPWTLRWLDSWGQPALRRHLQANPRLACKLHRPYLYRALGPSGKLAALREHYQTLATRVSPAAYRSLLSDAGLPLAALLGKNEAAITAVLTHRHSFDKEGELSLQICSEEGIAIATLTFTITRHQGETAIIIGGLQGPRKPHGAEAVHQLTKQSHGLFPKRLAVEALVALAQEIGANQVLAVSKWQHIYSSWRYRRQFFADYDSFWDTFDAQPTACKRFFSLPLQLPRKPLSEIASKKRAEYQRRYALLDELASQSRSAVTRRAAAN, encoded by the coding sequence ATGTCGGCGCTGAACGCGGTGGATTTATTCTGGTCTCTGGCCAGCGGGCGCTTCTCCCGCAAGGACGGATTCGACGAAGGGAAGAATCGCTGCAAATTCGCGCTGCGCGGACTGCTGACCCTACCCTGGACGCTGCGCTGGCTGGACAGCTGGGGCCAACCCGCGCTGCGCCGCCATCTGCAGGCCAATCCGCGGCTGGCCTGCAAGCTGCACCGCCCTTATCTGTACCGCGCTCTTGGCCCAAGCGGCAAGCTGGCGGCTCTGCGCGAACACTATCAGACGCTGGCGACGCGGGTGTCTCCCGCCGCCTACCGCAGCCTGCTCAGCGACGCCGGTCTGCCGCTGGCCGCGCTGCTCGGCAAAAACGAGGCCGCGATCACGGCGGTGCTGACGCACCGCCACAGCTTCGACAAAGAAGGCGAGTTGTCCTTGCAGATCTGCTCGGAGGAAGGGATCGCCATCGCCACGCTGACCTTCACCATCACCCGCCATCAAGGCGAAACCGCCATCATCATCGGCGGCCTGCAAGGCCCGCGCAAACCCCATGGAGCGGAAGCCGTGCACCAGCTCACCAAGCAAAGCCACGGCCTGTTTCCCAAGCGTTTGGCCGTTGAGGCCTTGGTCGCGCTGGCCCAGGAAATAGGCGCCAACCAGGTGCTGGCCGTCAGCAAATGGCAGCATATCTACAGCTCCTGGCGCTATCGCCGCCAGTTCTTCGCCGATTACGACAGCTTCTGGGACACCTTCGACGCCCAGCCCACCGCTTGCAAGCGCTTCTTCAGCCTGCCGCTGCAACTGCCGCGCAAGCCCCTGAGCGAGATCGCCAGCAAGAAACGCGCGGAATATCAGCGCCGCTACGCCTTGCTGGACGAACTGGCCAGCCAGAGCCGCAGCGCCGTCACGCGCCGGGCCGCCGCAAACTGA
- a CDS encoding TRAP transporter large permease, which produces MSALIIFGLLMLLMLTGMPISISLGLTVLTFLFTMTDVPVTSVALKLFTGIEKFEIMAIPFFILAGNFLMHGGVAKRMIRFATTLVGHWYGGLGLAGVVSCALFAAITGSSVATVVAVGSIILPAMVKQGYPQRFGAGVITTSGALGILFPPSINLVMYSIATAGMDVTGPNGMSVSTASVGQLFMAGVLPGLCLSLLLGLTTWFRAKKFDYPRLPRAGWGERWQAFRDSVWGLLLIALVIGGIYSGIFTPTEAAAMAAVYAFVIAVFVYKDMGLKDVPKVLLNAASMSSMLLYIITNAVLFSFLLASEQIPQAMAAWMTGQGLGIVAFLLLTNILLLAAGNFMDPSAIVLIMAPILYPVAVKLGVNPIHFGILIAVNMEVGMCHPPVGLNLYVASGITKMGITELTVAVWPWLLTMLGFLVAVTYIPEISLWLPRALGMVN; this is translated from the coding sequence ATGAGCGCCTTGATCATTTTCGGCCTGTTGATGCTGCTGATGCTGACCGGCATGCCGATTTCCATCTCCCTGGGCCTGACGGTGCTGACCTTCCTGTTCACCATGACGGATGTGCCGGTCACCTCGGTGGCGCTGAAGCTGTTCACCGGCATCGAGAAGTTTGAAATCATGGCCATCCCCTTCTTCATCCTGGCCGGCAACTTCCTGATGCACGGCGGCGTGGCCAAACGGATGATCCGCTTCGCCACCACGCTGGTGGGCCACTGGTACGGCGGCCTGGGTCTGGCCGGCGTGGTGTCCTGCGCGCTGTTCGCCGCCATCACCGGCTCATCTGTCGCCACCGTGGTGGCGGTGGGCTCCATCATTCTGCCGGCCATGGTCAAGCAGGGCTATCCGCAGCGCTTCGGCGCCGGCGTGATCACCACTTCCGGCGCGCTGGGCATTCTGTTTCCGCCGTCGATCAATCTGGTGATGTACAGCATCGCCACCGCCGGCATGGATGTCACCGGCCCCAACGGCATGAGCGTCAGCACCGCCTCGGTGGGCCAGCTGTTCATGGCGGGCGTGCTGCCCGGCCTGTGCCTGTCCCTGCTGCTGGGCCTGACCACCTGGTTCCGCGCCAAGAAGTTCGACTACCCGCGCCTGCCCCGCGCCGGCTGGGGCGAACGTTGGCAGGCTTTCCGCGACAGCGTCTGGGGCCTGTTGTTGATCGCGCTGGTGATAGGCGGCATTTACAGCGGCATCTTCACGCCCACCGAGGCGGCGGCGATGGCGGCGGTGTACGCCTTCGTGATCGCGGTCTTCGTCTACAAGGACATGGGGCTGAAGGATGTGCCCAAGGTCTTGCTGAACGCGGCGTCCATGAGTTCCATGCTGCTCTACATCATCACCAACGCGGTGCTGTTCTCCTTCCTGCTGGCGTCCGAGCAGATTCCGCAGGCGATGGCGGCCTGGATGACCGGCCAGGGCCTGGGCATCGTCGCCTTCTTGCTGCTGACCAATATCCTGCTACTGGCGGCCGGCAATTTCATGGACCCGTCCGCCATCGTGCTGATCATGGCCCCCATCCTCTATCCGGTGGCGGTGAAACTGGGCGTCAATCCCATCCACTTCGGCATTCTGATCGCGGTGAACATGGAAGTGGGCATGTGCCACCCGCCGGTAGGATTGAACCTTTACGTGGCTTCCGGGATCACCAAGATGGGCATCACCGAACTAACGGTGGCGGTCTGGCCCTGGTTGCTGACCATGCTGGGCTTCCTGGTGGCCGTCACCTACATTCCGGAGATCTCGCTGTGGCTGCCGCGCGCGCTGGGCATGGTGAATTAG
- a CDS encoding PhaM family polyhydroxyalkanoate granule multifunctional regulatory protein produces MSNEFNPNDPFSLFRQFWQTATPPGMQPFLPPMSEEEIERKLAELRVVESWLTMNMGMLSMQIKALEMQKSALHSMRPKDPPHN; encoded by the coding sequence ATGAGCAACGAATTCAACCCCAACGACCCCTTCTCCCTATTCCGCCAGTTCTGGCAAACCGCCACGCCGCCGGGCATGCAGCCCTTTCTGCCGCCGATGAGCGAGGAGGAGATCGAGCGCAAGCTGGCGGAATTGCGCGTGGTGGAAAGCTGGCTGACCATGAATATGGGCATGCTGAGCATGCAGATCAAAGCCCTGGAAATGCAGAAGTCCGCGCTGCACTCAATGCGGCCTAAAGACCCGCCGCACAATTGA